The Ahaetulla prasina isolate Xishuangbanna chromosome 3, ASM2864084v1, whole genome shotgun sequence genome window below encodes:
- the APOBEC4 gene encoding putative C->U-editing enzyme APOBEC-4 encodes MDLETIPFCQEYLAQRGTIVKPYYWLTMSQNCTKCPYHIQTGEVARVPYTEFQKAFGFPYGPTDYQNKHLLFYELRHVSSKLIQKGQVTNCEEYNIHPESMLFEMNGYLDSVVHNWGNIACIILYSNYSPCNEAEHGCISKIYSFLMKHQDITLCIYFSQLYHTEEDFPVSTWNCEALQSLASMWPQVTLNPLCGGLWHSLLSNFVHSTPQARFYHPILPIRTLADKKNATQIRSITGMKLPFVNTLSQPIYGTSSAAPSLPNYYLSTSNYPAQVTNSRLPPMGMPPFHFTPPINTLPPLYKKPRNIVRHVNMLNESLSKLIPKERSLHRREIITE; translated from the coding sequence ATGGACCTAGAAACAATACCGTTTTGCCAAGAATACCTAGCACAAAGAGGTACAATAGTGAAACCATATTACTGGCTAACAATGAGCCAAAACTGTACTAAATGTCCTTATCATATACAAACAGGGGAAGTAGCACGAGTTCCCTACACAGAATTTCAAAAGGCTTTTGGATTCCCATATGGGCCAACGGATTACCAAAATAAACACCTTCTCTTTTATGAGTTGAGACAtgtatcaagtaaattaattcaaAAGGGCCAAGTTACAAACTGTGAAGAATACAACATCCATCCAGAATCAATGCTATTTGAAATGAATGGTTATCTAGACTCAGTTGTACACAATTGGGGGAACATTGCATGTATAATTCTTTATTCAAATTATTCTCCTTGTAATGAGGCAGAGCATGGGTGCATAAGCAAAATTTATAGTTTTTTAATGAAGCATCAAGACATCACACTCTGCATTTATTTCTCACAGCTGTATCACACGGAGGAGGATTTCCCCGTGTCCACCTGGAATTGTGAAGCCTTGCAGAGCCTTGCTAGCATGTGGCCTCAAGTGACACTGAATCCCCTCTGTGGTGGACTTTGGCATTCCCTCCTCTCTAATTTTGTGCATTCTACGCCACAAGCAAGATTCTACCACCCCATTTTACCTATAAGAACCCTGGCTGATAAAAAAAACGCAACACAAATTCGCAGTATAACAGGAATGAAATTGCCTTTTGTTAACACCTTGTCTCAGCCAATTTATGGAACTTCAAGTGCTGCACCAAGTTTGCCAAACTATTACTTATCAACTTCAAACTACCCAGCACAAGTGACAAATAGCAGATTGCCTCCAATGGGAATGCCACCATTTCATTTCACACCTCCTATTAATACTTTGCCACCTTTATACAAGAAACCTAGAAACATTGTCAGACATGTAAACATGCTAAatgagtcattaagcaaattaatACCAAAGGAAAGATCTCTTCACAGGAGAGAAATCATTACTGAATAA